A genome region from Crossiella equi includes the following:
- a CDS encoding ABC transporter permease translates to MTDPSAAAAGGHIEAHEMVSAAEHAPAGKADKPRSLWSDAWTDLRRRPLFIISGVLILFILVIAAFPSLFTSVDPTFGELSRSRQAPSGAAWFGYDIQGRDIFARVIYGTRASIMVGLLATLATVVFGSFMGILAGYFGGWVDAILSRVADVFFGLPFVLGAIVILTTFNTGPDSNNAARIITIVVISIAVLSWPVSMRIMRSAAITAKQQDYVKAARALGASSSRIIARHMLPNCLASVLVYATIALGAFIGAEATLSFLGLGLREPVVSWGVMISESNTYIRVAPHMLLFPAAFLTITVLAFVMLGDAVREALDPKLR, encoded by the coding sequence ATGACTGACCCGTCTGCCGCCGCCGCGGGCGGCCACATCGAAGCGCACGAGATGGTGTCGGCGGCCGAGCACGCGCCCGCGGGCAAGGCCGACAAGCCGCGCAGTCTCTGGTCGGACGCGTGGACCGACCTCCGGCGCCGACCGCTGTTCATCATCTCCGGGGTGCTTATCCTGTTCATTCTGGTGATCGCGGCGTTCCCGTCGCTGTTCACCTCGGTGGACCCCACCTTCGGTGAGCTGTCCCGCAGCCGCCAGGCGCCGTCGGGTGCCGCGTGGTTCGGCTACGACATCCAGGGCCGGGACATCTTCGCGCGGGTCATCTACGGCACCCGGGCCTCGATCATGGTCGGCCTGCTGGCCACGCTGGCCACGGTGGTCTTCGGCTCGTTCATGGGAATCCTGGCCGGCTACTTCGGCGGCTGGGTGGACGCGATCCTTTCCCGCGTCGCCGACGTGTTCTTCGGCCTGCCGTTCGTGCTCGGCGCGATCGTCATCCTGACCACCTTCAACACCGGTCCGGACTCGAACAACGCGGCGCGCATCATCACCATCGTGGTCATCTCGATCGCCGTGCTGTCCTGGCCGGTGTCGATGCGCATCATGCGCTCGGCCGCGATCACCGCGAAGCAGCAGGACTACGTGAAGGCCGCCCGCGCCCTCGGCGCGAGCTCCAGCCGGATCATCGCGCGGCACATGCTGCCGAACTGCCTCGCCTCGGTGCTGGTGTACGCGACGATCGCCCTCGGTGCCTTCATCGGCGCGGAGGCCACGCTGTCCTTCCTGGGTCTCGGCCTGCGCGAGCCGGTCGTGTCCTGGGGCGTGATGATCAGCGAGTCGAACACCTACATCCGGGTCGCTCCGCACATGCTGCTGTTCCCGGCGGCCTTCCTCACCATCACCGTGCTCGCGTTCGTGATGCTCGGTGACGCGGTGCGGGAAGCACTCGACCCCAAGCTTCGTTAG